The following are encoded together in the Conger conger chromosome 11, fConCon1.1, whole genome shotgun sequence genome:
- the LOC133141350 gene encoding E3 ubiquitin-protein ligase NEURL3-like, whose amino-acid sequence MNREGPHTCGVLCLGPLAFHTEAVGDCITLTHGARCAERAPYTFRNGVVFSSRPVRVKEMVRLQVNHTVDRWTGALRLGFTTIKPVCGPGAEMAIPNLSEQPGYWAAPVPEECALPGYQLNFWATKKGKLMYKGQDGKKHKLLVGLDLSKPLWAMIDVYGQTCAVTLLGSTKKGPLGTRRSCQTYSCENSPPSSELFERNCPPITDNQWTEDFNTAESCVVCMSEPACVILCCGHQCLCTVCAERVTAYFGTCPLCREGIT is encoded by the exons ATGAATCGTGAAG GGCCACATACCTGTGGAGTGTTGTGTTTGGGACCCCTGGCCTTTCACACGGAAGCTGTGGGGGACTGCATCACTTTAACCCATGGGGCCAGGTGTGCAGAGAGAGCTCCGTACACCTTCCGGAACGGTGTGGTGTTTAGCAGCCGCCCGGTGCGGGTCAAAGAGATGGTGCGACTGCAAGTGAACCACACTGTAGATCGCTGGACCGGTGCCCTCCGCCTGGGCTTCACCACCATCAAGCCTGTTTGCGGGCCCGGAGCAGAAATGGCCATTCCCAACCTCAGCGAACAGCCCGGGTACTGGGCAGCCCCTGTGCCTGAAGAATGCGCTCTCCCTGGCTACCAGCTAAATTTCTGGGCAACCAAGAAGGGGAAGCTGATGTACAAGGGGCAAGATGGCAAGAAGCACAAGTTGCTGGTGGGGCTGGACCTTAGCAAGCCACTATGGGCCATGATCGATGTGTACGGGCAGACCTGTGCTGTGACCTTACTTG GCTCAACGAAAAAAGGTCCACTTGGTACCCGGAGATCCTGCCAAACCTACTCATGTGAGAACAGCCCACCATCTTCTGAACTGTTTGAGAGGAACTGTCCTCCCATCACTGACAACCAATGGACGGAGG ATTTCAACACAGCGGAGAGCTGTGTTGTCTGCATGTCCGAGCCAGCCTGTGTAATCCTGTGCTGTGGGCACCAGTGCCTGTGCACGGTGTGCGCAGAAAGAGTGACGGCATATTTTGGGACCTGCCCACTGTGCCGAGAGGGTATCACATAG